One region of Quercus lobata isolate SW786 chromosome 2, ValleyOak3.0 Primary Assembly, whole genome shotgun sequence genomic DNA includes:
- the LOC115974955 gene encoding subtilisin-like protease SBT5.4, protein MALSFLPSLLLSLVVFFLLHTTTNGAKKSYVVYMGAQSHLFDASLQERDSVTNSHLDMLGSFVGSTVKAKDAIIYSYTRHINGFAAMLDEKEAAEIAKDPKVISVFPNLPRKLHTTRSWEFLGLTKDGQIPDSSAWKAGRYGEDVVIGTLDTGAWPESKSFQDKGYGPIPAKWRGICQPGYKDGVRCNRKLIGVRYFNKGYAAALKTSLNESLNSARDLEGHGTHTLSTAGGNFVPHTSILDFANGTASGGSPRARVAAYKVCWPETEFAGGCYDADIMAAVDAAISDGVDVLSMSIGASGGTEFFKDGLSISSFHAVKNNIAVVCSAGNSGPILETVENVAPWIFTVGASTTDRNLANYVSLGNKKQIKGASLSASGVPGGKFYPLISAANANIANVSTTSALLCYAGSLDPKKVKGKIVLCLRGENARVEKGSECHRAGAVGMILANNVTDGNDLSADPHVLPASHINYNDGQIIFAYLNRTKNPTASVTDVKTLLGVKPAPFMAAFSSRGPNNIEPTILKPDITGPGVSILAAFTEAASPTGLDNDQRRFPYSLLSGTSMSCPHIAGIVGLLKTRYPLWSPSAIKSAIMTTGKTLDNTRKSILDSSTVEATPFAYGSGHVNPNRAMDPGLVYDATTEDYLNFLCARGYNDTMIRLFSQKPYSCPDTFSIEDFNYPSIAVPNIQARKVTLTRTVTNVGSPGTYNVRVRQPFAVFVTVKPRVLEFKTTGEKKTFQVIITPNFAKLGTRAGYVFGDMIWSDGKHSVRSPIAVNLAS, encoded by the exons atggcccTTTCTTTTCTCCCCTCGCTTCTTTTATCCcttgttgttttctttcttttgcataCCACCACCAATGGCGCTAAAAAG TCTTATGTTGTGTACATGGGAGCACAATCGCATCTATTTGATGCTTCATTGCAAGAACGTGACAGTGTGACGAATTCTCATTTAGACATGCTTGGATCATTCGTAGGaag TACTGTGAAGGCTAAGGATGCAATCATTTACTCTTATACAAGACATATCAATGGATTTGCTGCAATGCTTGATGAGAAAGAAGCAGCAGAGATTGCAA AGGATCCAAAAGTAATATCAGTATTCCCAAACCTACCAAGAAAACTGCACACAACCCGGTCATGGGAATTTCTTGGGCTTACTAAAGATGGACAAATTCCTGATTCTTCAGCATGGAAAGCAGGGAGGTATGGTGAAGACGTAGTCATTGGAACCCTTGACACCG GTGCTTGGCCAGAATCAAAGAGCTTCCAAGATAAGGGGTATGGTCCCATCCCAGCCAAATGGCGTGGCATCTGTCAACCTGGCTATAAAGATGGAGTTCGTTGCAacag GAAGTTGATTGGAGTTCGGTACTTCAACAAAGGTTATGCTGCAGCATTAAAAACTTCTCTTAACGAATCCCTTAACTCTGCTCGTGATCTGGAGGGCCATGGCACCCATACCTTATCTACCGCTGGTGGTAACTTTGTACCCCACACTAGTATTCTTGACTTTGCCAATGGCACTGCTTCAGGTGGATCACCAAGAGCCCGCGTGGCTGCCTACAAGGTCTGCTGGCCAGAAACCGAGTTCGCTGGCGGGTGCTATGATGCAGATATCATGGCTGCCGTTGATGCTGCAATAAGTGATGGTGTTGATGTGCTCTCAATGTCTATTGGTGCCTCTGGCGGCACTGAATTTTTCAAGGATGGGCTATCAATAAGTTCCTTCCATGCTGTTAAGAATAATATTGCTGTGGTTTGCTCAGCTGGCAATTCTGGACCAATTCTGGAGACTGTAGAAAATGTGGCTCCATGGATTTTCACAGTTGGGGCTAGTACAACAGACAGGAATCTTGCTAACTATGTTTCTCTTGGCAACAAGAAGCAAATCAAG GGAGCAAGTCTTTCAGCTTCAGGCGTGCCAGGTGGAAAGTTCTATCCATTGATCAGTGCTGCAAATGCCAATATTGCAAACGTATCTACCACATCCGC TCTGCTTTGTTATGCTGGAAGTCTTGATCCCAAAAAGGTGAAAGGCAAGATTGTGTTGTGTCTACGAGGGGAGAATGCAAGAGTTGAAAAGGGCAGTGAGTGTCATAGGGCAGGTGCTGTAGGTATGATATTGGCTAATAATGTGACTGATGGGAATGATCTTTCAGCTGATCCTCATGTGCTACCCGCTTCACATATAAACTATAatgatggccaaatcatattTGCTTACCTTAACAGAACCAA GAACCCCACTGCTTCCGTTACTGATGTAAAGACACTATTAGGAGTAAAGCCAGCACCATTTATGGCTGCATTCTCATCTAGGGGACCCAATAACATTGAGCCAACAATTCTCAAG CCTGATATCACTGGACCAGGAGTGAGCATACTTGCTGCTTTCACCGAAGCAGCAAGTCCCACTGGATTAGATAATGACCAACGCCGGTTTCCATACTCTCTACTCTCTGGCACTTCCATGTCATGTCCTCATATTGCTGGCATTGTTGGCCTTCTCAAAACAAGGTACCCTCTCTGGAGTCCGTCAGCTATCAAATCTGCAATCATGACTACAG gaaaaaccctagataaCACCAGGAAGTCAATTCTGGACTCATCCACTGTCGAAGCGACACCATTTGCCTATGGTTCAGGACATGTGAACCCAAACCGTGCAATGGACCCTGGACTCGTTTATGACGCAACCACTGAAGATTACTTGAACTTCTTATGTGCTCGTGGCTACAATGATACCATGATCCGATTATTTTCTCAGAAGCCTTATTCATGTCCCGATACTTTCAGTATAGAGGACTTCAACTACCCTTCAATCGCAGTTCCTAATATCCAAGCACGCAAGGTGACTCTTACTAGAACAGTAACTAACGTTGGTTCTCCAGGCACATACAATGTGCGTGTCAGGCAACCCTTTGCAGTTTTCGTCACTGTCAAACCTAGAGTTTTGGAGTTCAAGACAACTGGTGAAAAGAAGACCTTCCAGGTTATTATTACGCCCAATTTTGCCAAATTAGGCACTAGAGCCGGCTATGTATTTGGAGATATGATTTGGTCAGACGGCAAGCACTCAGTCAGGAGTCCTATTGCAGTGAATCTTGCTagctag